The Moorena producens PAL-8-15-08-1 genomic interval AACAACAAGTAAAAGAGTCTTTAGAAAGTGAACCAGAAGAAAGTGAACCAGAGGTAGAAGTGGTATGAAAATAGCAGTGATATCTTGTATCCATGGTAATTATGCAGCTTTAGATGCAGTTTTACTGGATATTGACCAACAAAAAGCAGAAAAGATTTATTGTCTGGGGGATTTAGTGGGTTATGGTCCCTATCCTAATGCAGTGGTGGAACAAATTCGTTCTTTAGATATTCCCACTGTACAGGGCTGTTGGGATGAAGATATTGTAGAAGGACTCAATGCTTGTGAATGTAGTTATCCTTCCCTGTTGGCGGAAAAAAGAGGTAAAATCGCCCACGAATGGACAAATAAGCACGTCAATCCCGAAGTTAGGGAATATTTAGCCCAACTACCCCATACCTACAAAGAAGATAATCTCTGTTTCGTACATGGTAGTCCTAATAGCAACCACGAATATTTGTTACCCGAAATGGATGCTTTCACTGCTTTAGAAAGAGTTCTCTCTAGCGATGCAGATATATTATTTTGCGGACATACCCACTTTCCCTATGTCCGCACCCTAGATTCTGGACAATTACAGGTTAAAGTTCGTCAACCCAATATAAACGAACAACCAACCATAAGTTTTAATACTCCCCTGAAGCAAATTATCAATGTCGGTTCGGTAGGCGAACCCCGTCATGGTCGTCCCAATGCTACCTATGTTATCTATGACACGGAAACACAAGCAGTAGACTTGCGGGAAGTGGAGTATGACTATCAAACAACCTGCGCTGCCATCTTAGATGCTGGTTTACCACCGATTTTCGCTTGGCGTTTGGCTAGAGGTTTGGAATTTGCCGAAAAAGCCGACGATCCGACTCATGTGTGTGAGAGGTAAATTAAATTACTTAAATATTTAAATTGAAAATCAATGTGGGCAATTTTAAGCGGAATTGAAGGAAATATCGCAGCTTACGAAGCAGTGTTGGCAGATATCAAACGCCAGCGCTTTAAGGTGGAAGCATTGTATATTCTGGGGGATATCGTAGCAGCTAACCAAGATAGCGAACAAGTAATTAAACGAATTCAGAATCCTTTACCTAGAGAATTAGAACCCCAAGTATGCGTAGGCTGGTGGGAAGAACAATGCTTTACTTTACACGGTTTGGGTTCGACACCAGAACCGACAGAATTAATCGAGCGCTTTGGTAAAGAAACCGCTAAACTTCTTTGGGATTCGGTATCTCGTGAAAGCTTACAGTGGTTACGCAATTGTCATTTTGGCTTCTTTGAATTAGATTGTTTGTTAATTCACGGTAGCACTGTTAGCGTCAGCGATGAGTTAACCCCCGAAACCCTACCCTGGAAAATGCTAGACCGCTTGCAAAGAGTCCAGGCAAATCATCTCTTTTGTGGTCGTTCGGGTCAAGTATTTGAATATCAACTACAAGGAGGTTCGGTAAATAGTTCGGTGATGACTTTAGATCGCCAGCAACCCGTGCAAACTATTACTACACCCAAAAGAAGAGTTGTTGGTGTAGGAAATGTAGGCAAAGAACCAGGAAAGGCTACTTATACCCTTTATAGTCCAAATAGCGATTTTCTAGAGTTTAAAACAGTTTTTTATGGCAATAACAAGGGATCTGGTAATTAGTTTCAGGTTGCTAAAGGTATGGCTAAGTGCATGCAACAGGTAGTAGGATACAACTTTCTGGAAAAGGCGTTGCTGATAATTGCTAGATTAAAAAATATTATTGCTGAATAGGTGACGGCTTAGCAGCTACCTTGATTTTAAATTTTGAAATCAGCAATGAGAGCAACCAAGGCATGTGACGTTTGATCAGGACAATTATTTTGCCGTAGTTTGTTATTACCTGTTCCCGTTGTCGTTGGTAAATAGCTTGAACAATTTGTTTGGCAGTTTGATCAGCAGAAATCAGAAGCCTGGGGGAAATAGGATCCTCCCAGTCTGAATGCCCAATTCCCTGATTGTCTAGCTGACGAATTTCAGTAGCAACGTACCCTGGACAAATGTGTGTCACCGACACGCCATGGGGAGCCAACTCTTGAGACAACGACTCACACAAAGCCCGCATAGCAAATTTGCTCATACTATAAGGATAATCGCCACTCAAGGCAACGTAACTTTTTACGCTACTAATAATGACCAGTCTTCCTTGAGTTTTCTTGAGGTCATCTAAGGTCGCGTAGATGGTACTCAGTACCCCAAAAACATTGGTTTCCCACAGACGTCGATAGTCATTCACCCTGAGGTTTTCCACATTACCCTTCAAAGACCAGCCAGCATTAGCAACAACGATATCAATTTTGCCGAACTTACTACGGGCAAAGGTTGCCGCTTGATCAAGCTCACCATCCTTCGTCACATCACAGGGGATAGCAAGTACACGTTGACCATTAGGATCAATTTGTGAAGCTATGGTTTCTAATCGTTCTGCTCGCCGAGCTAGGAGTACCACATTGGCTCCTTCACGGGCTAATTCATGAGCAAGAGCTGCTCCAATGCCAGAAGAAGCTCCTGTGATTAGTGCCACTTGATCCTTAAAGTTGCTCATCTATTGCTTGCTTAAAGTTAATTTCAATATTTTGAGCTGGATTGTATTAAATAATAAAATTTTACTGTATAATTTTAAATCCTAAGATAAACACTCGCCTAGTTGAGCTTCAATCGGGTCGCGAACAATCTAACGATATCAGCCCCAAGTTACCGTCCCTAGTATAAGGTCTAATGAATTTCCCTGCTTTTAAGGGTTAAATAAGTTAAATATCCCAGTTATCCCTAAGTCCTAAAAAATTTTGTGCCAAGGACTTGACACATTTGTAATATGCATGTAGTATAAAAGTAAGGTTAAAGAGAAAACATCGCGCTACAAGGAGGGATGCCCAATGATTCATGTTCGGTTTGAAGGTCGTTCCTACGACATTGCTGAAGGTCAGCTGGGTATAGCCAAAAGTATGAACGATATTGCTGTTAAACAGCAACTTGCCAAGTACTTTGATGTAGCCCCAGAGCGCTTTACCTCTTATGTCATCGACCGCAGCACCAACCGCAATCTGATTATCAGACCTGAAGCGGTTTATGGTTAAGGTTTATGGTTAAAAGGTGTTAAAAGGTTAAACCTTTTGTCCTGTGCCCTAATCTCAAGAAGCCTACACACAGATAACGATCCTAGCGATGCAGCGCGGTCTTGGGAAGGCAGCGCGGTCTTGGGGGTCTCCCCCATGAGCGACTGCCGTG includes:
- a CDS encoding metallophosphoesterase family protein, whose amino-acid sequence is MKIAVISCIHGNYAALDAVLLDIDQQKAEKIYCLGDLVGYGPYPNAVVEQIRSLDIPTVQGCWDEDIVEGLNACECSYPSLLAEKRGKIAHEWTNKHVNPEVREYLAQLPHTYKEDNLCFVHGSPNSNHEYLLPEMDAFTALERVLSSDADILFCGHTHFPYVRTLDSGQLQVKVRQPNINEQPTISFNTPLKQIINVGSVGEPRHGRPNATYVIYDTETQAVDLREVEYDYQTTCAAILDAGLPPIFAWRLARGLEFAEKADDPTHVCER
- a CDS encoding metallophosphoesterase family protein, encoding MWAILSGIEGNIAAYEAVLADIKRQRFKVEALYILGDIVAANQDSEQVIKRIQNPLPRELEPQVCVGWWEEQCFTLHGLGSTPEPTELIERFGKETAKLLWDSVSRESLQWLRNCHFGFFELDCLLIHGSTVSVSDELTPETLPWKMLDRLQRVQANHLFCGRSGQVFEYQLQGGSVNSSVMTLDRQQPVQTITTPKRRVVGVGNVGKEPGKATYTLYSPNSDFLEFKTVFYGNNKGSGN
- a CDS encoding SDR family oxidoreductase — its product is MSNFKDQVALITGASSGIGAALAHELAREGANVVLLARRAERLETIASQIDPNGQRVLAIPCDVTKDGELDQAATFARSKFGKIDIVVANAGWSLKGNVENLRVNDYRRLWETNVFGVLSTIYATLDDLKKTQGRLVIISSVKSYVALSGDYPYSMSKFAMRALCESLSQELAPHGVSVTHICPGYVATEIRQLDNQGIGHSDWEDPISPRLLISADQTAKQIVQAIYQRQREQVITNYGKIIVLIKRHMPWLLSLLISKFKIKVAAKPSPIQQ